The nucleotide window TCGATCTTGTAAATGTTGATTCAAATTATTAAACTCTGCTTGAAAACCAACAAGCAACTGATTTAAAAAACAATATTTACTAATTGCTGTACTCGTCAAAGTTAATAAGCCATCATTTTTTGTTTTTAATTCTGCGACTAGTTCTTCAAATGATGATATTTGCTCTGGATATTCCTTAATAATATCAATCATTGTTTTTGTTTGCCATCATGTTGACAAAGTTTGCTTTGCTTCCTTTTTTATTTGATTTAAAATTTCAAGATCTTGATGTTGTCATCAGGCTCATGTTTTGCTCGCGTTGTACAACTAACAACACCTAAACTACTACCGAAACCTAAAACAAAAACACTAAAAAGTGTTAATAACCGTTTCATCTAATTGTCACCTTCCTTTTGTAAGACACTTTTAATTATACTTATTTAAAAAAAAAAAAAAAAAGTACCCCTGTACCTTTAACAAATTATTTGCTATATAAAAATATTTTTAAAAATTATTATATTTTTTGTCATCCTCTTTGTTTTTTATAATTCAAGAATATTTCGTAATTCTGCTTCTGAGAATTTTGTAAAATTAGCATTTTCCGAATTATTATTTAAAACGGCATTGATTACCTCTTGCTTATTATTTTGAATTGTTAAAATTTTTTCTTCAATGGTCCCTTTTGCAATCAACTTTATTACCTGAACAGTATTTTGTTGCCCAAAACGATGAGCACGGTCTGTTGCTTGATTCTCTACCGAAGGATTTCATCATGGATCAAAATGAATAACAACATCTGCTGCTGTTAAATTTAAACCAACTCCCCCAGCTTTTAATGAAATTAAAAAAATATTAATTGTTTTATCTTCATTAAACTTTTGTGTCATTAGCACTCGACTTTCCGAGCGAGTTTTTCCGTCTAAATAAAAGTATTGTAAACCTATTTCTTCCACAATTGCTTTAATTCGTTTTAAAACAGTAGTAAATTGTGAAAAAATTAATATTTTATGACCACTACCAGCAAGATCATCAAAAATATCTCGTAATGCATCTAATTTAGCACTTTCATTTTGATATTTTTTATCTAAAATACTCGGGTCACAACAAATTTGACGTAATTTAGTTAAGGTAGCAAAAATTTTTAAACGATTTTGTTGATATTGCCCTGCCGTTAAAATTTTATTAATTTCTTCTCGCGCAGCATTAGCATATGCAGCATAAATTTTCTTTTGCCGTGCTGTCATTTCCACTAAAATTTTATTTTCAATCTTTGGTGGTAATTCACTCATTACCCCTCGTTTTAAACGACGCAAAATAAACGGTGCAATTTTTTGTAATAATTCTTTTTTAACTGCTTCATTTTGGTCACGAATAATTGGAATTTCATATCTCTTTTGGAATTGTTGATGTTGTAATAAAAAACCAGGTAAAATAAAATTAAAAATTGATCATAATTCAGTTAGATTATTTTCAATTGGTGTGCCTGTCAAAGCAAACCGAATTCCTGTTTTTAAAGTATTAACTAGTTTTGCATTAATTGAATGTGGGTTTTTAATATGTTGTGCTTCATCTAAAAAACAATATTGAAAGAAAATTTGTTGATAATAATGAATATCACGTCGTAATAATGGATAAGAGGTAATCACCACTTGCCCTTGCGTAATTTTGGTAAATAACATTTCACGTGTTTTTCGTTCACCAGCAATAACTAGTGTTTGTAACATAGGTGCAAACCGGTCAATTTCCGTTTTTCAATTATAAATTAATGCTGCTGGAACAATAATTAAAACTGGTGCCATTTGCTGATTTAATTCATATTCTTTTAAAATAAAACTAATTGTTTGTAATGTTTTTCCTAATCCCATTTCATCTGCTAAAATACCACCAAAGCCTAACGAAGCTAAAGTTTTTAATCAAAAATAACCTTTTTTTTGAAAATCACACATCATTGATGTTAAAGATGTTGGAACACTAAATTCATTTTGTTCTAAATGTTTAATTTTTGTAATTAAATGATCAAAATCAAGGTTAAAATGACAATTGAACTCAGCTCATAAATCTAAGTTATTGTAAACTGTTAATGCATGATATTTTGGAACTTGCAATTTTCCTTGTGCAAATTGTTCTTGCTTAAAATTAAACTGATTAATTAAGGTTGCAAATTTTTGCAATGTTTGTTCTTGCAAATCAATAATGCTACCATTTGTTAACTGATAATATTTTTGATTATGATTAATCGCATTTAAAATTTCACCTAAATCCGAATAATCAAGTTTTGAAAGTTTAAAATCAAATTCTAACCAGTCGTTATTTTGATTAACATTAATTGTACTACTTGTTACTTTAAAATCAATTAAACGAACATTTTTAAAATTATCAGTATAAAAAATTTGTGAAAGTTTTTCTAATGTTAAAATATCTTTTGATAGTAATTTTAAAACATGTTCTAATTCATTTAATATAAAATAATGCCCTTTTTGAACAAAACCAAGTTGCTTACAAAATGTTAAATATTCTTGCTCATGATAAACATTTCGTAAAACAATTTTATTGGCATTATTTGATTTATTTAGTAAATCAAATGTTATTGCTCCATAGCGAAAAAGAGGGCGTAACATAATTTCTTTGTTTTTAAAATCAAAATAGCTTTCAATAACTAATGGTGTTTTTTCTAATGAGTTTAAAATTATAGGGTCAATTTGAATCGTATTATATGGATAATCTAATAATGCAACAATTTCTTTAATAACATCATTAGTTTGTTGGGGAGTAAATGTAATTTTATTGTGTTTTGTTAGTACCATTGTTTGATAAATTGGACCTAATAAAAAAGTATCTTTATGATTTAATAAAAAAATTTGCTTAGCATCAAATAGACTTTGTTGAGATGATGTTAAAATAATTGGATTTTCTTTTTTATTAATAATTTGAATAACATTATCTTTTTGTTGAATAGATAAGGATGGTTGATATTGCTCAACGCTAATTTTAACATCAGAATATTCTTCACCATCAATTATTAGCTTAATTGTTTCACCTTTAATGTGACTTAAAAATTGATCAGTTTGTGATGCTGAAAACCCAAAACTTCTTGTAATTGATACCCCATAAAAATCCATTTTCTGTGTTTGTAAAAAACTACTAACATTAATAAACTCTTGTTGCAAAAACTTAATTACTTTTTCAGCAAATGGTGAAAGCGTACTTTTATTGGGATAAAAAGTAAATTTTTGTGAAATTTCGTAACCTTTTATATAATCTGGGTCAAGGGCATGTTTTGTTAAAAAACTCAAAAAATGATAAATATTTTTAATAACAAATAATTGCTCACCTTCATATCCTAACTTTAGTTGTACGGCTGGTGGTTGTTGCAAAGTAGAATCAATAATTAAATTACATTCACAAGTAATAATTCGTTCTTTTAAGGCATAGGTTTGTTTATTTTTATTAATAAATGTTGTTAATAGTTGATCAGTTGCTGTAAAAAATAATCGTCATGTAAGTAAATTATTGTTTGATTCATAAAAAGCAAAAAGCAAAACAGCAATAATATGCTGACAAATTTGATGTTGAAAATTATAGTCAATACAGCTACAATTTTGCCGTGTTAAAAAAGTTAAATTATTACTTAAAGCAAAAACAACATTAACATCATAATAATCCCCACTATGTTTTGTTGCTACTTGACAATAAATCATTAATTCTTTTTCATCATCGGAAGTTTGCTGTTCATCAATTTTTAATAACGTTATTTTTTTCGTTTGATATAACTGTTCCGCATTATTAAATGTTGCTAACCTCGTTAAACTCCGAATGTATTCAAGACTAAAACTTTCCATTTTATATAGGCTCCTTTAATAAAAATAATATTATTCTTTAATTATAATACATTTTTGCCTAACTAGTAAGATGGATTAATCTTTTTTACCTTCAATTATAAATAATAGGGTTCAATGAAGACCTATTCTTGTTCATCTTGAACAAAAAATTTTGCAGTAAGATATTTGTCTGTTAGCATTGTGTTATACTGCCCAAAACCAACAAAGGAATATAATTTTAATCCTAAATTTGGTCATTTTAAATTAATTTTATTTTGTAAAAACAAGTATTTTGTAATTGTACTATTTTGCATATCTCGCACTAATTTATTAGCCATTGTCATTACTTCTGGAATTGACCAATAAAATATCTCTTGATCAGGTAAATATTTTGTTAATTTCCCATAACCAGTCCCATCCTCATCCGCTAAAATAACTTGTTTTGTTTGATCAAATGTTAAATATCCGGCCTGAAAAGCAATAATTCGTAACTCACCTCGTGATAATAAAAAATTAGTTCGGCCAATAACTGATAAGACTTGTTTTACAGTATAAGTAGACCCTTGTAACAATGGTGTTGTGGTAACAGAATACATTTTTAATGTTTCATGTTCTAATTTATATTGTAAAAGCAACAATAATTCAGCCACAATAACTTGATGTTGTTCAATAAAATAAGTTACTAAATCAGGAATGGTTAAATAATTTGGAAATAATTGCGTAAAAACATTCATACTTGTTACTTCATATAATAATGATGTTATTAATAAATTATCGTATTCAAGGTTAATAGCATCAGCAGCAAGCGTTTGACTTAAACGTAAAATAAAATAATTAATAATTGGATAACTATCTAAAAATAAAAATTGTTTTAAAATATTTTTATTTCGATTAGTATTATTTTCATTTTGATGATAATGTGTGATATTTCGGCCAATTTTAACATAAAAATCATTAACATAATTATAAAATTGATATAAGGATAAATCATAATCATATAGTAAATGTTTTAATCCTGCTTCATGATATTTTTGATAATATTCACGAATATGGGTTTTAATTCGTGCCCGATTATCATATCATTTTCGTAAGTTATTTAAAATAATTTTTTGTGAACGTTGTTCTAAAGTAATTGTACAATTATAGGGCAAACCTTCATTAGCTAATAATCCCTTTATTGACGTTAATTTTGGATCATATAAGTTTTTAATATCAACAGTAATATCATATTTACTATCAATATTACTAATTAAATCATAAACTTCTAATCGACTTTTTAATTCTGTTTTACGAAGACCTCGCCCAAGTTGTTGTAAATAAACTGTCTTTGAATTTGTTGGTCGTAATAAAATAATAGTATTAATTTCAGGAACATCAATTCCTTCATTAAACATATTAACAACACATAAATAATTAATTCGTCCTGTTTTAAATTCATGTAAAATCCGTGTTCGGTGATCACGATTTTCAGAAGTTAAGTAATCTGCACGTAAATGTTTTGTTCGTAAAAATGTTGCTACTAATTTAGCATGTTCAGTCGTAACACAAAAAATTAATGCAACTGGTTTTGCATATAAACCAATATACTTATCAATCATTTTTAATAATAATTCATTTCGAGCCTTAGTATTTAACTTTTTAAAAAGTTCATTATCAGCGTTTAAATCAACCCCAGTTAAATCAACAGTATTGTCATCAATACAATAATAATCAAATGGGCATAATAAACATTGATTAACTGCATCTCATAGTCGTAATTCTTCCGCATATTCATCAAGAAAATATTTTTTGATTGACTTACCATCTTCTCGTTCTGGTGTTGCCGTTAATCCAAGTATTTGTTGTGGTTGAAAATAATTAAAAACTTGGTCAAAGGTAGCAGCAGCAATATGATGTGCTTCATCAAAAATGACCACATCAAAATGATCTACAGCAAACTGTGGCAAGCGAGTTGCCATAGTTTGAATTGTTGCAAAGACATGCGTTTGATTCTGTGTTACTTTGCCCTCATACATTACTTCCCCAAAAGTTTGATCCATTAGGACATTACGAAAAGTTTGCAATGCTTGGTCTAAAATTTCTTTTTGATGAGCCAAAAATAACAACTTCAAAGTTTGATGATTATTTTCTTGTAATTGGTGTAAATAATCAAACGCAGCAACAACAGTTTTTCCAGTTCCCGTTGCCATAATTACTAAATGTGCTTTCTTGCCACAGCGCCGACGATATTGTAATTTTGCCAC belongs to Spiroplasma melliferum and includes:
- a CDS encoding DEAD/DEAH family helicase — translated: MKHQLSIVKPKPIPIRIITTTFDDLAEYNNLLELTRLVTTYDNIQIKVEDNLEKRSERIHIKASLFKRFHGISTVILGSSNLTYKGMVTGREWNIKLTAKNNPNLVTEIIAEFEHLWNEVLVDFNDEIARNYLLERISQNQSLRIATMFNHTATEILTIRKYLYDFQKVIVAKLQYRRRCGKKAHLVIMATGTGKTVVAAFDYLHQLQENNHQTLKLLFLAHQKEILDQALQTFRNVLMDQTFGEVMYEGKVTQNQTHVFATIQTMATRLPQFAVDHFDVVIFDEAHHIAAATFDQVFNYFQPQQILGLTATPEREDGKSIKKYFLDEYAEELRLWDAVNQCLLCPFDYYCIDDNTVDLTGVDLNADNELFKKLNTKARNELLLKMIDKYIGLYAKPVALIFCVTTEHAKLVATFLRTKHLRADYLTSENRDHRTRILHEFKTGRINYLCVVNMFNEGIDVPEINTIILLRPTNSKTVYLQQLGRGLRKTELKSRLEVYDLISNIDSKYDITVDIKNLYDPKLTSIKGLLANEGLPYNCTITLEQRSQKIILNNLRKWYDNRARIKTHIREYYQKYHEAGLKHLLYDYDLSLYQFYNYVNDFYVKIGRNITHYHQNENNTNRNKNILKQFLFLDSYPIINYFILRLSQTLAADAINLEYDNLLITSLLYEVTSMNVFTQLFPNYLTIPDLVTYFIEQHQVIVAELLLLLQYKLEHETLKMYSVTTTPLLQGSTYTVKQVLSVIGRTNFLLSRGELRIIAFQAGYLTFDQTKQVILADEDGTGYGKLTKYLPDQEIFYWSIPEVMTMANKLVRDMQNSTITKYLFLQNKINLKWPNLGLKLYSFVGFGQYNTMLTDKYLTAKFFVQDEQE
- a CDS encoding helicase with SNF2 domain, with amino-acid sequence MIYCQVATKHSGDYYDVNVVFALSNNLTFLTRQNCSCIDYNFQHQICQHIIAVLLFAFYESNNNLLTWRLFFTATDQLLTTFINKNKQTYALKERIITCECNLIIDSTLQQPPAVQLKLGYEGEQLFVIKNIYHFLSFLTKHALDPDYIKGYEISQKFTFYPNKSTLSPFAEKVIKFLQQEFINVSSFLQTQKMDFYGVSITRSFGFSASQTDQFLSHIKGETIKLIIDGEEYSDVKISVEQYQPSLSIQQKDNVIQIINKKENPIILTSSQQSLFDAKQIFLLNHKDTFLLGPIYQTMVLTKHNKITFTPQQTNDVIKEIVALLDYPYNTIQIDPIILNSLEKTPLVIESYFDFKNKEIMLRPLFRYGAITFDLLNKSNNANKIVLRNVYHEQEYLTFCKQLGFVQKGHYFILNELEHVLKLLSKDILTLEKLSQIFYTDNFKNVRLIDFKVTSSTINVNQNNDWLEFDFKLSKLDYSDLGEILNAINHNQKYYQLTNGSIIDLQEQTLQKFATLINQFNFKQEQFAQGKLQVPKYHALTVYNNLDLWAEFNCHFNLDFDHLITKIKHLEQNEFSVPTSLTSMMCDFQKKGYFWLKTLASLGFGGILADEMGLGKTLQTISFILKEYELNQQMAPVLIIVPAALIYNWKTEIDRFAPMLQTLVIAGERKTREMLFTKITQGQVVITSYPLLRRDIHYYQQIFFQYCFLDEAQHIKNPHSINAKLVNTLKTGIRFALTGTPIENNLTELWSIFNFILPGFLLQHQQFQKRYEIPIIRDQNEAVKKELLQKIAPFILRRLKRGVMSELPPKIENKILVEMTARQKKIYAAYANAAREEINKILTAGQYQQNRLKIFATLTKLRQICCDPSILDKKYQNESAKLDALRDIFDDLAGSGHKILIFSQFTTVLKRIKAIVEEIGLQYFYLDGKTRSESRVLMTQKFNEDKTINIFLISLKAGGVGLNLTAADVVIHFDPWWNPSVENQATDRAHRFGQQNTVQVIKLIAKGTIEEKILTIQNNKQEVINAVLNNNSENANFTKFSEAELRNILEL